In Elephas maximus indicus isolate mEleMax1 chromosome 7, mEleMax1 primary haplotype, whole genome shotgun sequence, the following proteins share a genomic window:
- the LOC126078835 gene encoding LOW QUALITY PROTEIN: upstream-binding factor 1-like protein 1 (The sequence of the model RefSeq protein was modified relative to this genomic sequence to represent the inferred CDS: inserted 1 base in 1 codon; substituted 1 base at 1 genomic stop codon): MPLPKAQDHWSEEDILMLLESMENNLSPSDKQKFKTTQSRMNWEKVAFRGFTGEMCKNKWLKISYTLRKSRTLKELVLEAQERVKKLSKNKYXRHXPDFPKKPLTTYFRFFKEKCSQYSQMHPKLSNQELTKVLSKKYKELPEKMKLKYIHDFQKERQEFEEKLAQFKKDHPDLIQSSKRSVVPKRHQTETQKSSLGNRNKMGSSLENGDFSKQMKFHGEPEKPPMNGYHKFHQDMWLSRELQYVPMRERRVEISRRWQHIPQSLKDHYKNLAEELQKQYKVDLDLWLRSLSPEEYAAYRNVTYSMGKNMSKLREMSLQCPSVKCLQEGPREEWELQVPGTDSPETIQVSHHPPWGSAQNKKEDGQVVEGSDSSDSSSEDEDRDEGSEDSDSSSSSSEDSDSN; this comes from the exons atgccATTGCCTAAAGCTCAAGACCACTGGTCTGAAGAGGACATACTGATGTTACTGGAAAGCATGGAGAATAACCTCTCACCCAGTGACAAGCAAAAGTTCAAAACAACCCAGTCACGTATGAACTGGGAAAAGGTAGCTTTTAGAGGTTTTACTGGAGAAATGTGCAAAAACAAATGGTTAAAGATTTCTTATACTTTGAGGAAATCTCGCACTTTGAAAGAATTAGTCCTGGAAGCTCAGGAACGTGTTAAAAAACTCTCCAAAAACAAATACTGAAGAC ATCCAGACTTCCCCAAGAAGCCCTTGACTACTTATTTCCGCTTCTTCAAGGAGAAGTGTTCCCAGTACTCCCAAATGCACCCTAAGCTGAGCAACCAGGAGCTGACCAAGGTTCTATCCAAGAAATATAAAGAGCTCCCAGAGAAGATGAAACTAAAATATATTCATGATTTCCAGAAGGAGAGACAGGAATTTGAAGAAAAACTAGCTCAATTCAAGAAAGACCACCCTGATCTCATCCAGAGCAGCAAGAGATCTGTTGTCCCCAAGAGGCACCAAACTGAAACCCAAAAGAGTTCTCTGGGAAATAGGAACAAAATGGGGTCTTCTCTGGAGAATGGTGACTTTTCCAAGCAGATGAAATTCCATGGAGAGCCCGAGAAGCCCCCCATGAATGGATACCACAAGTTCCACCAGGATATGTGGTTAAGTAGGGAGCTGCAATATGTGCCCATGAGAGAGCGCAGGGTGGAGATTAGCAGACGCTGGCAGCACATCCCACAGAGCCTGAAGGACCATTATAAGAACCTGGCTGAGGAGCTGCAGAAACAGTACAAGGTGGACCTGGATCTCTGGCTCAGGAGCCTGTCTCCTGAAGAATATGCAGCATACAGAAATGTAACCTATTCTATGGGCAAGAATATGAGCAAACTCAGAGAGATGTCTCTGCAGTGCCCATCAGTGAAGTGTTTGCAAGAAGGGCCTAGAGAGGAATGGGAGCTACAGGTTCCAGGCACAGATTCACCAGAAACTATTCAAGTCAGTCATCATCCTCCATGGGGGTCAGCACAAAATAAGAAGGAAGATGGGCAAGTGGTGGAAGGCAGTGACTCCTCAGACTCTAGCAGTGAGGATGAGGATAGAGATGAGGGGTCTGAAGACAGCGACTCCAGCTCATCTTCCTCAGAAGATTCAGACTCCAACTGA